In a single window of the Nicotiana tomentosiformis chromosome 8, ASM39032v3, whole genome shotgun sequence genome:
- the LOC104118723 gene encoding uncharacterized protein produces the protein MELEFDKYCIVDGSPTTVLPSPRHRLKGERRKSKGNPKCSKEVLSVDDEFTEISFHKYRSVSCKNVPSRKSYLERNEILKRGSVYQSSKDVRRVKKTDAVGERRKIEFSGGNAAAVSFDILDALCSSREDNSLIEKHRSSFKGPIPERGVQTDSSTGSLINSDDRENRRAQTSLRQSAQDSNIMSQSVVDHLSEVNRLTERDPSVPLPKSLSAKLALPQSPARSESDSTRSGSQKSRFSPIRKMFDPFGKSKSVKSPLSYNVEPDQEIKNELVDASRDRAFHKSLLHDFSSMAEPLGRDPQSIKKEIHNSNVQSLPAHLHGSLRVDKKNGLPFFEFSVKSPEDSFVAKSWKVENTLNWVYTFHSIHQKRKSNANGWGSKDSIREPLLVGQMQVSCYLCTDIKKAGDCDNSMVTEFVLYDTAHSRKQVSPQDSCCSSPDLTNTPKASNENSSGAEEVPEKTKLKLQPNHAHDRGHLDSSIPYPLGVAQLQSRVEVAAISIEVPFEKRESLKFRSGDAKADDQPLQNLLDVSLVEQRIGTSDAKVNVVIPSGHHGLPTTEGPGPSSLLDRWRMGGGCDCGGWDMACPLHIFGNPNIHIDDNRPLVESQRPLELFVQGRKDKAPALTMTLKEDGQYSVDFHAQLSALQAFSICVAILHSTETSIAVGQENNVESLQSNILRVFVQDDIKGLLNAVREEKKQKVHKKVEQVFPSFVLNPPFSPIGRV, from the exons ATGGAGTTGGAATTCGACAAGTATTGTATAGTAGATGGAAGTCCTACAACTGTGCTTCCATCTCCACGACACCGTCTAAAAGGTGAAAGGAGAAAAAGCAAAGGAAATCCCAAATGCAGCAAAGAAGTATTATCTGTAGATGATGAATTCACTGAGATAAGCTTTCATAAGTATCGTAGCGTGTCCTGCAAAAATGTTCCATCAAGGAAATCGTATTTGGAAAGAAATGAAATCTTAAAGAGGGGTTCTGTCTATCAAAGTTCTAAAGATGTTAGGCGCGTCAAGAAAACTGATGCTGTCGGGGAAAGAAGAAAAATTGAGTTCTCTGGTGGCAATGCTGCTGCAGTCTCATTTGACATTCTTGATGCTTTATGTAGTTCACGTGAGGATAATTCACTCATAGAGAAACATAGATCCTCCTTTAAAGGTCCTATTCCAGAGAGAGGTGTACAAACAGATAGCTCGACAGGAAGTTTAATAAACTCTGACGATAGAGAAAATAGAAGAGCTCAAACTTCACTAAGACAGTCAGCTCAGGATTCAAACATAATGTCTCAATCCGTCGTTGATCATCTAAGTGAAGTTAACAGACTAACGGAGAGGGATCCATCTGTCCCTTTACCCAAATCGTTGTCTGCAAAATTAGCGCTACCACAATCTCCAGCTCGTTCAGAAAGTGATAGCACTAGGAGCGGCAGCCAAAAATCCCGTTTCAGCCCTATCAGAAAGATGTTCGATCCATTTGGTAAATCAAAGTCTGTGAAAAGCCCATTGAGTTATAATGTCGAACCTGACCAGGAGATTAAGAATGAGCTAGTTGATGCTAGTAGAGACAGAGCATTTCATAAATCTCTATTGCATGATTTCTCAAGCATGGCTGAGCCTTTGGGTCGTGATCCTCAGTCTATCAAGAAAGAGATCCATAATTCGAACGTGCAGAGTTTACCGGCTCATTTGCATGGATCCCTCAGAGTAGATAAGAAAAATGGATTGCCCTTTTTTGAGTTCTCAGTAAAGTCTCCTGAAGATAGTTTCGTCGCGAAGTCGTGGAAAGTGGAGAATACCTTGAATTGGGTGTACACATTTCATTCCATTCACCAGAAAAGAAAGAGCAATGCCAATGGATGGGGATCGAAAGATAGCATTAGAGAACCCTTGTTGGTCGGGCAGATGCAAGTTTCCTGTTATTTATGTACAGACATTAAAAAAGCTGGAGATTGTGACAACTCAATGGTGACAGAGTTTGTCTTGTATGATACGGCCCATTCAAGAAAGCAAGTTTCTCCTCAAGATAGTTGTTGTTCTTCCCCTGATCTCACTAATACACCAAAGGCGTCCAATGAAAATTCATCTGGAGCCGAAGAGGTACCTGAAAAAACAAAGCTCAAACTTCAACCGAACCATGCTCATGACAGAGGTCATCTTGACTCATCAATTCCTTACCCTTTAGGAGTAGCGCAACTGCAGTCACGGGTTGAAGTTGCAGCAATTTCTATAGAGGTACCATTTGAAAAGAGAGAGAGTTTAAAATTTAGGAGTGGAGATGCAAAGGCTGATGATCAGCCACTTCAAAACTTACTGGATGTTTCTCTGGTTGAGCAAAGAATTGGAACTTCTGATGCCAAGGTGAATGTTGTGATCCCTTCCGGACACCACGGTCTTCCAACAACTGAAGGTCCTGGTCCTTCCTCCTTGTTAGATAGATGGAGGATGGGCGGAGGTTGCGACTGTGGTGGCTGGGACATGGCATGTCCGCTTCACATATTTGGCAATCCAAATATTCATATTGATGACAACCGTCCTCTGGTTGAGAGTCAGCGGCCATTAGAACTCTTCGTTCAG GGAAGAAAAGATAAAGCTCCAGCATTAACGATGACACTTAAGGAGGATGGACAGTATTCAGTTGATTTTCATGCTCAGTTATCTGCATTACAGGCATTCTCTATTTGTGTTGCAATTTTGCATTCTACGGAAACTTCAATTGCCGTGGGACAGGAGAACAACGTAGAATCTTTGCAATCCAACATATTGAGGGTATTTGTTCAGGATGATATTAAAGGCTTGCTTAATGCAGTTAGAGAGGAAAAGAAACAGAAAGTACACAAGAAAGTTGAGCAAGTATTCCCATCTTTTGTACTCAATCCACCATTCTCTCCAATTGGTCGAGTATAG
- the LOC104118722 gene encoding uncharacterized protein isoform X1 yields the protein MAGGSQPRQSEKPSVNYRRNLLEGALFELADFDRESHAPVSSENKENPKSSESRSSEIMSTSELISAIGTIWNSAARPLTRIVSKSSSRCYSADHRENNISGCSAADEISSAYFSTYDHSIPVNVDSDTDSSPLALANVECLTVNQKVSLFSPLLGNSPLWNLLRGGSTMHPETWKAKNLADDLHTMYDWMHEISLLRLEHHLNSANTGIHESRKCAEEDTTKSPSSYSTIADIVNADCQTDREKTAGSLLGQIAKDHEIDMVSTSISCLRHYNEVSPDKNSNTLEAPCSKNNSVVHEYSLPPNCPASVLHKINAEDHTNDSTTNEKVELENELNSEVQISVAKDKPRYTLAKQEHAFAGAMAGILVSLCLHPVDTIKTVVQSCRGDQKPLYYIGRSFISERGVTALYRGISTNLASSAPISALYTFTYESVKGTLIPLFPKEYQSFAHCFAGGCASIATSFIFTPSERIKQQMQVGSHYKNCWNALVEIIRSGGLPSLYAGWRAVLCRNIPHSIIKFYTYEILKEVRLSSVQLRNQNDTLMTLVCGGLAGSTAALFTTPFDVVKTRLQTQIPGSRIQLGVLDTLKEIGKREGLKGLYRGLSPRLVMYMTQGALFFASYESFKRLFALEIPQPKAERVKYEQSLEDDSAHYLHQTNKGNISSR from the exons ATGGCTGGGGGAAGTCAACCACGCCAAAGTGAAAAACCTTCAGTCAATTACAGGCGTAATCTACTTGAGGGGGCACTGTTTGAGCTTGCTGATTTTGACCGAGAAAGTCATGCTCCCGTTTCATCTGAAAATAAGGAGAACCCTAAAAGCTCTGAGTCTAGGTCTTCTGAGATAATGAGCACAAGTGAGCTCATATCAGCAATTGGAACTATATGGAATTCTGCAGCCCGTCCTCTTACACGAATCGTATCCAAATCAAGCTCTAGATGCTATAGCGCTGATCACCGTGAAAACAACATATCTGGTTGCTCCGCCGCAGATGAAATTTCTAGTGCTTATTTTTCAACTTATGATCACTCAATACCTGTCAATGTGGATAGTGATACAGATTCTTCACCGCTGGCGCTTGCAAATGTGGAATGTCTGACAGTAAACCAGAAAGTCTCACTCTTTAGTCCTCTTTTAGGAAATTCTCCTCTGTGGAATCTACTCCGTGGTGGATCTACCATGCATCCAGAAACTTGGAAAGCAAAAAATCTTGCCGATGATTTACATACTATGTATGATTGGATGCATGAAATATCCTTACTGAGACTTGAGCATCACTTAAATAGTGCTAATACTGGAATCCACGAAAGCAGAAAATGTGCCGAAGAAGACACGACAAAGAGTCCTTCAAGTTACAGCACCATTGCAGATATAGTAAATGCTGATTGCCAGACTGACAGGGAAAAAACAGCTGGTTCATTGTTAGGTCAGATTGCAAAAGATCACGAGATCGACATGGTATCAACCAGTATTTCATGTCTAAGGCACTATAATGAGGTTTCACCTGACAAAAACTCAAACACGCTAGAGGCTCCATGTTCTAAAAATAATTCAGTTGTCCATGAGTACTCTCTTCCTCCAAATTGTCCTGCTAGTGTCCTCCACAAAATTAATGCTGAGGATCACACAAATGATTCTACAACTAATGAAAAAGTTGAACTGGAGAATGAGCTGAATTCTGAAGTACAGATCTCAGTGGCAAAGGACAAACCTCGTTATACACTTGCAAAACAAGAGCATGCTTTTGCAGGAGCAATGGCCGGAATATTAGTCAGCCTTTGTCTTCATCCAGTTGACACAATTAAGACTGTTGTTCAGTCATGTCGTGGTGATCAGAAACCTCTTTATTATATAGGCAGATCATTTATTTCTGAAAGAG GAGTAACTGCACTTTATCGGGGAATTTCTACCAATCTTGCTTCGTCTGCACCAATATCTGCACTTTACACCTTTACATACGAATCAGTGAAAGGGACCCTGATTCCTCTTTTTCCCAAG GAATATCAATCTTTTGCACACTGCTTCGCAGGGGGTTGCGCAAGCATTGCCACTTCATTTATATTCACTCCAAGTGAGCGTATAAAGCAGCAGATGCAAGTTGGTTCACACTATAAGAACTGCTG GAATGCCTTAGTTGAGATTATAAGAAGTGGTGGTTTGCCTTCACTATATGCTGGATGGAGAGCTGTACTATGCAGGAATATTCCACACTCAATCATCAAG TTCTATACATATGAAATATTGAAGGAGGTGAGGTTGTCATCTGTTCAACTGCGCAACCAAAATGACACACTAATGACG CTCGTATGTGGCGGATTAGCTGGATCTACTGCTGCACTATTCACAACTCCTTTTGATGTCGTCAAGACAAGATTACAGACACAG ATTCCTGGATCTAGGATTCAGTTGGGTGTATTAGACACACTTAAAGAAATAGGAAAGCGTGAAGGTTTGAAGGGTCTTTACAG GGGCTTGAGTCCTAGATTAGTCATGTATATGACACAGGGAGCACTTTTCTTTGCATCTTATGAATCTTTCAAGAGGTTATTTGCTTTGGAGATCCCTCAGCCTAAAGCCGAAAGAGTTAAATACGAGCAAAGTTTAGAAGATGATTCTGCTCATTACCTTCACCAAACTAACAAAGGAAATATCAGTTCAAGGTAG
- the LOC104118722 gene encoding uncharacterized protein isoform X2, with amino-acid sequence MAGGSQPRQSEKPSVNYRRNLLEGALFELADFDRESHAPVSSENKENPKSSESRSSEIMSTSELISAIGTIWNSAARPLTRIVSKSSSRCYSADHRENNISGCSAADEISSAYFSTYDHSIPVNVDSDTDSSPLALANVECLTVNQKVSLFSPLLGNSPLWNLLRGGSTMHPETWKAKNLADDLHTMYDWMHEISLLRLEHHLNSANTGIHESRKCAEEDTTKSPSSYSTIADIVNADCQTDREKTAGSLLGQIAKDHEIDMVSTSISCLRHYNEVSPDKNSNTLEAPCSKNNSVVHEYSLPPNCPASVLHKINAEDHTNDSTTNEKVELENELNSEVQISVAKDKPRYTLAKQEHAFAGAMAGILVSLCLHPVDTIKTVVQSCRGDQKPLYYIGRSFISERGVTALYRGISTNLASSAPISALYTFTYESVKGTLIPLFPKEYQSFAHCFAGGCASIATSFIFTPSERIKQQMQVGSHYKNCWNALVEIIRSGGLPSLYAGWRAVLCRNIPHSIIKFYTYEILKEVRLSSVQLRNQNDTLMTFVIEAMGP; translated from the exons ATGGCTGGGGGAAGTCAACCACGCCAAAGTGAAAAACCTTCAGTCAATTACAGGCGTAATCTACTTGAGGGGGCACTGTTTGAGCTTGCTGATTTTGACCGAGAAAGTCATGCTCCCGTTTCATCTGAAAATAAGGAGAACCCTAAAAGCTCTGAGTCTAGGTCTTCTGAGATAATGAGCACAAGTGAGCTCATATCAGCAATTGGAACTATATGGAATTCTGCAGCCCGTCCTCTTACACGAATCGTATCCAAATCAAGCTCTAGATGCTATAGCGCTGATCACCGTGAAAACAACATATCTGGTTGCTCCGCCGCAGATGAAATTTCTAGTGCTTATTTTTCAACTTATGATCACTCAATACCTGTCAATGTGGATAGTGATACAGATTCTTCACCGCTGGCGCTTGCAAATGTGGAATGTCTGACAGTAAACCAGAAAGTCTCACTCTTTAGTCCTCTTTTAGGAAATTCTCCTCTGTGGAATCTACTCCGTGGTGGATCTACCATGCATCCAGAAACTTGGAAAGCAAAAAATCTTGCCGATGATTTACATACTATGTATGATTGGATGCATGAAATATCCTTACTGAGACTTGAGCATCACTTAAATAGTGCTAATACTGGAATCCACGAAAGCAGAAAATGTGCCGAAGAAGACACGACAAAGAGTCCTTCAAGTTACAGCACCATTGCAGATATAGTAAATGCTGATTGCCAGACTGACAGGGAAAAAACAGCTGGTTCATTGTTAGGTCAGATTGCAAAAGATCACGAGATCGACATGGTATCAACCAGTATTTCATGTCTAAGGCACTATAATGAGGTTTCACCTGACAAAAACTCAAACACGCTAGAGGCTCCATGTTCTAAAAATAATTCAGTTGTCCATGAGTACTCTCTTCCTCCAAATTGTCCTGCTAGTGTCCTCCACAAAATTAATGCTGAGGATCACACAAATGATTCTACAACTAATGAAAAAGTTGAACTGGAGAATGAGCTGAATTCTGAAGTACAGATCTCAGTGGCAAAGGACAAACCTCGTTATACACTTGCAAAACAAGAGCATGCTTTTGCAGGAGCAATGGCCGGAATATTAGTCAGCCTTTGTCTTCATCCAGTTGACACAATTAAGACTGTTGTTCAGTCATGTCGTGGTGATCAGAAACCTCTTTATTATATAGGCAGATCATTTATTTCTGAAAGAG GAGTAACTGCACTTTATCGGGGAATTTCTACCAATCTTGCTTCGTCTGCACCAATATCTGCACTTTACACCTTTACATACGAATCAGTGAAAGGGACCCTGATTCCTCTTTTTCCCAAG GAATATCAATCTTTTGCACACTGCTTCGCAGGGGGTTGCGCAAGCATTGCCACTTCATTTATATTCACTCCAAGTGAGCGTATAAAGCAGCAGATGCAAGTTGGTTCACACTATAAGAACTGCTG GAATGCCTTAGTTGAGATTATAAGAAGTGGTGGTTTGCCTTCACTATATGCTGGATGGAGAGCTGTACTATGCAGGAATATTCCACACTCAATCATCAAG TTCTATACATATGAAATATTGAAGGAGGTGAGGTTGTCATCTGTTCAACTGCGCAACCAAAATGACACACTAATGACG TTTGTAATTGAGGCAATGGGACCTTAG